A window of Panicum virgatum strain AP13 chromosome 8K, P.virgatum_v5, whole genome shotgun sequence contains these coding sequences:
- the LOC120644340 gene encoding putative pentatricopeptide repeat-containing protein At5g52630 isoform X2 — translation MASVPSLAVSGGAAAASATFPSAAGADARRPPPSSVAVADKSNSNGGSIQVAQNSGGMEAPLRPLDVEEAMGMLREGKTVRSAMYVPLLHQCVEAGSLGNARAVYGHMVKTGTGSDMFVATSLVNAYMRCGASRDARTLFDRMPDKNVVTWTALITGYTLNSQPVAALEVFVEMLEDGRYPSHFTLGATLSACSSSENIGLGKQVHGYTIKYGAESITSIGNSLCRLYTKSGSLESAMRTFRRVPNKNVITWTTMISACAEDENFVDLGLTLFLDMLMDGVVPNEFTLTSVMSLCCTRLDLNLGKQVQAFCFKIGCETNLPVNNSTMYLYLRKGETEEAMRLFEGMDGVSIITWNAMISGYAQIMETAKDDLHARSRGFQALKIFLNLKRSSLKPDLFTFSSILSVCSAMMALEQGEQIHAQTIKTGFLSDVVVNSALVNMYNKCGCIEDATKAFVEMSTRTLVTWTSMISGYSQHGRPQEAIQLFEDMRFAGIKPNEITFVSVLSACSYAGLVDEAERYFNMMKEEYKIEPVLDHYGCMIDMFVRLGWLDDAFSFVKRTGFEPNEAVWSSLVAGCRSHGNMELAFYAADRLLELNPKGIETYVLLLNMYISTGRWHDVARVRKLMKQEDLGILRDRSWITIKDKVCFFRANDKTHEQSDDLYQLLENLLEKAKTIGYEPYQNAELSDSEDDEKSAAGSLKHHSERLAVALGLLQTPPGATIRITKNITMCRDCHSSIKFFSLLANREIVVRDSKRLHKFKDGRCSCGDFSSLL, via the exons ATGGCATCCGTCCCCTCCCTCGCCGTCTCCGGCggggccgccgctgcctctgcCACTTTCCCGTCGGCTGCCGGCGCTGACGCCCGAAGGCCGCCGCCCAGCTCCGTCGCCGTTGCTGACAAG AGCAACTCGAATGGCGGGAGCATCCAAGTGGCGCAGAACAGCGGCGGCATGGAGGCGCCGCTGCGTCCCCTTGATGTGGAAGAAGCGATGGGCATGCTCAGGGAGGGGAAGACGGTGCGGTCGGCGATGTACGTGCCGCTCCTGCACCAGTGCGTCGAGGCCGGCAGCCTCGGCAACGCAAGGGCCGTGTACGGGCACATGGTGAAGACGGGGACCGGTTCGGACATGTTCGTCGCGACGTCTCTGGTGAATGCCTACATGCGGTGCGGGGCGAGCCGGGACGCGCGCACTCTGTTCGACAGAATGCCAGACAAGAACGTCGTGACGTGGACAGCGCTCATCACGGGGTACACCCTCAACTCGcagccggtggcggcgctggaggtgtTCGTTGAGATGCTGGAAGACGGGAGGTACCCTTCGCATTTCACGCTGGGCGCGACGCTGAGCGCGTGCTCTTCTTCAGAAAACATTGGCCTGGGCAAGCAGGTTCATGGATATACGATTAAGTACGGCGCTGAATCGATCACGAGCATTGGGAATTCCCTCTGTCGATTGTATACCAAGTCTGGAAGCTTGGAATCAGCTATGAGGACTTTCCGGAGGGTCCCCAacaagaacgtcatcacgtggACAACAATGATATCTGCCTGCGCTGAAGATGAGAACTTTGTGGATCTTGGACTGACATTGTTCCTTGATATGCTTATGGATGGAGTGGTGCCAAATGAGTTTACCTTGACGAGTGTCATGAGCTTGTGTTGTACAAGGCTAGATTTGAACCTAGGCAAGCAAGTCCAAGCCTTCTGCTTCAAAATTGGTTGTGAAACGAACCTTCCAGTAAATAACTCGACGATGTACCTCTATTTGAGAAAGGGTGAAACCGAGGAGGCCATGCGGTTGTTTGAAGGAATGGACGGTGTCAGTATTATCACTTGGAACGCGATGATCTCGGGCTACGCTCAAATCATGGAGACAGCTAAGGATGATCTCCATGCTCGATCTAGAGGGTTCCAGGCGCTCAAGATTTTTCTCAACCTCAAGCGGTCTTCATTGAAGCCAGATTTGTTCACCTTCTCAAGCATCCTCTCTGTTTGCAGTGCCATGATGGCCCTGGAGCAGGGTGAGCAAATCCATGCTCAAACGATAAAGACTGGTTTCTTGTCAGATGTTGTGGTTAACAGCGCACTGGTGAACATGTATAACAAGTGTGGATGCATTGAAGATGCAACTAAAGCATTTGTTGAGATGTCAACACGGACTCTTGTCACATGGACTTCTATGATCTCAGGGTATTCACAACATGGCCGACCCCAGGAAGCGATACAACTCTTCGAAGACATGAGGTTTGCTGGGATAAAACCAAATGAAATCACATTTGTAAGTGTGCTTTCAGCCTGCAGCTATGCTGGTTTAGTAGATGAGGCTGAGCGCTACTTCAACATGATGAAGGAAGAGTACAAAATAGAGCCTGTTCTGGACCACTATGGGTGCATGATTGACATGTTTGTGCGCTTAGGCTGGTTGGATGATGCATTTTCCTTCGTCAAAAGGACGGGTTTTGAACCAAATGAGGCCGTCTGGTCCAGTTTGGTTGCTGGATGTCGGAGTCATGGAAACATGGAGCTTGCCTTCTATGCTGCTGATAGACTACTCGAGCTCAACCCTAAAGGCATCGAAACCTATGTATTACTGTTGAACATGTACATTTCCACTGGGAGGTGGCATGATGTTGCAAGAGTACGGAAGCTGATGAAACAAGAGGATCTAGGAATCCTTAGGGATCGCAGCTGGATTACGATCAAAGACAAGGTCTGTTTCTTCAGAGCTAATGACAAGACTCATGAACAAAGTGACGACCTGTATCAACTGTTAGAGAATCTGCTGGAGAAAGCTAAAACCATTGGCTATGAACCTTACCAGAATGCAGAGTTGTCTGACAGTGAGGATGACGAGAAATCTGCTGCAGGTTCCCTAAAGCACCACAGTGAGAGGTTAGCTGTTGCACTGGGTTTGCTCCAAACACCTCCAGGCGCAACAATTCGCATCACAAAGAACATTACTATGTGCAGGGACTGCCACAGCTCAATTAAGTTCTTTTCATTACTTGCAAACAGAGAGATTGTTGTCCGTGACAGTAAACGCCTTCACAAGTTCAAGGATGGCCGATGCTCTTGTGGGGATTTTAGTTCACTATTGTGA
- the LOC120644340 gene encoding putative pentatricopeptide repeat-containing protein At5g52630 isoform X1 — MASVPSLAVSGGAAAASATFPSAAGADARRPPPSSVAVADKVSNSNGGSIQVAQNSGGMEAPLRPLDVEEAMGMLREGKTVRSAMYVPLLHQCVEAGSLGNARAVYGHMVKTGTGSDMFVATSLVNAYMRCGASRDARTLFDRMPDKNVVTWTALITGYTLNSQPVAALEVFVEMLEDGRYPSHFTLGATLSACSSSENIGLGKQVHGYTIKYGAESITSIGNSLCRLYTKSGSLESAMRTFRRVPNKNVITWTTMISACAEDENFVDLGLTLFLDMLMDGVVPNEFTLTSVMSLCCTRLDLNLGKQVQAFCFKIGCETNLPVNNSTMYLYLRKGETEEAMRLFEGMDGVSIITWNAMISGYAQIMETAKDDLHARSRGFQALKIFLNLKRSSLKPDLFTFSSILSVCSAMMALEQGEQIHAQTIKTGFLSDVVVNSALVNMYNKCGCIEDATKAFVEMSTRTLVTWTSMISGYSQHGRPQEAIQLFEDMRFAGIKPNEITFVSVLSACSYAGLVDEAERYFNMMKEEYKIEPVLDHYGCMIDMFVRLGWLDDAFSFVKRTGFEPNEAVWSSLVAGCRSHGNMELAFYAADRLLELNPKGIETYVLLLNMYISTGRWHDVARVRKLMKQEDLGILRDRSWITIKDKVCFFRANDKTHEQSDDLYQLLENLLEKAKTIGYEPYQNAELSDSEDDEKSAAGSLKHHSERLAVALGLLQTPPGATIRITKNITMCRDCHSSIKFFSLLANREIVVRDSKRLHKFKDGRCSCGDFSSLL; from the exons ATGGCATCCGTCCCCTCCCTCGCCGTCTCCGGCggggccgccgctgcctctgcCACTTTCCCGTCGGCTGCCGGCGCTGACGCCCGAAGGCCGCCGCCCAGCTCCGTCGCCGTTGCTGACAAGGTG AGCAACTCGAATGGCGGGAGCATCCAAGTGGCGCAGAACAGCGGCGGCATGGAGGCGCCGCTGCGTCCCCTTGATGTGGAAGAAGCGATGGGCATGCTCAGGGAGGGGAAGACGGTGCGGTCGGCGATGTACGTGCCGCTCCTGCACCAGTGCGTCGAGGCCGGCAGCCTCGGCAACGCAAGGGCCGTGTACGGGCACATGGTGAAGACGGGGACCGGTTCGGACATGTTCGTCGCGACGTCTCTGGTGAATGCCTACATGCGGTGCGGGGCGAGCCGGGACGCGCGCACTCTGTTCGACAGAATGCCAGACAAGAACGTCGTGACGTGGACAGCGCTCATCACGGGGTACACCCTCAACTCGcagccggtggcggcgctggaggtgtTCGTTGAGATGCTGGAAGACGGGAGGTACCCTTCGCATTTCACGCTGGGCGCGACGCTGAGCGCGTGCTCTTCTTCAGAAAACATTGGCCTGGGCAAGCAGGTTCATGGATATACGATTAAGTACGGCGCTGAATCGATCACGAGCATTGGGAATTCCCTCTGTCGATTGTATACCAAGTCTGGAAGCTTGGAATCAGCTATGAGGACTTTCCGGAGGGTCCCCAacaagaacgtcatcacgtggACAACAATGATATCTGCCTGCGCTGAAGATGAGAACTTTGTGGATCTTGGACTGACATTGTTCCTTGATATGCTTATGGATGGAGTGGTGCCAAATGAGTTTACCTTGACGAGTGTCATGAGCTTGTGTTGTACAAGGCTAGATTTGAACCTAGGCAAGCAAGTCCAAGCCTTCTGCTTCAAAATTGGTTGTGAAACGAACCTTCCAGTAAATAACTCGACGATGTACCTCTATTTGAGAAAGGGTGAAACCGAGGAGGCCATGCGGTTGTTTGAAGGAATGGACGGTGTCAGTATTATCACTTGGAACGCGATGATCTCGGGCTACGCTCAAATCATGGAGACAGCTAAGGATGATCTCCATGCTCGATCTAGAGGGTTCCAGGCGCTCAAGATTTTTCTCAACCTCAAGCGGTCTTCATTGAAGCCAGATTTGTTCACCTTCTCAAGCATCCTCTCTGTTTGCAGTGCCATGATGGCCCTGGAGCAGGGTGAGCAAATCCATGCTCAAACGATAAAGACTGGTTTCTTGTCAGATGTTGTGGTTAACAGCGCACTGGTGAACATGTATAACAAGTGTGGATGCATTGAAGATGCAACTAAAGCATTTGTTGAGATGTCAACACGGACTCTTGTCACATGGACTTCTATGATCTCAGGGTATTCACAACATGGCCGACCCCAGGAAGCGATACAACTCTTCGAAGACATGAGGTTTGCTGGGATAAAACCAAATGAAATCACATTTGTAAGTGTGCTTTCAGCCTGCAGCTATGCTGGTTTAGTAGATGAGGCTGAGCGCTACTTCAACATGATGAAGGAAGAGTACAAAATAGAGCCTGTTCTGGACCACTATGGGTGCATGATTGACATGTTTGTGCGCTTAGGCTGGTTGGATGATGCATTTTCCTTCGTCAAAAGGACGGGTTTTGAACCAAATGAGGCCGTCTGGTCCAGTTTGGTTGCTGGATGTCGGAGTCATGGAAACATGGAGCTTGCCTTCTATGCTGCTGATAGACTACTCGAGCTCAACCCTAAAGGCATCGAAACCTATGTATTACTGTTGAACATGTACATTTCCACTGGGAGGTGGCATGATGTTGCAAGAGTACGGAAGCTGATGAAACAAGAGGATCTAGGAATCCTTAGGGATCGCAGCTGGATTACGATCAAAGACAAGGTCTGTTTCTTCAGAGCTAATGACAAGACTCATGAACAAAGTGACGACCTGTATCAACTGTTAGAGAATCTGCTGGAGAAAGCTAAAACCATTGGCTATGAACCTTACCAGAATGCAGAGTTGTCTGACAGTGAGGATGACGAGAAATCTGCTGCAGGTTCCCTAAAGCACCACAGTGAGAGGTTAGCTGTTGCACTGGGTTTGCTCCAAACACCTCCAGGCGCAACAATTCGCATCACAAAGAACATTACTATGTGCAGGGACTGCCACAGCTCAATTAAGTTCTTTTCATTACTTGCAAACAGAGAGATTGTTGTCCGTGACAGTAAACGCCTTCACAAGTTCAAGGATGGCCGATGCTCTTGTGGGGATTTTAGTTCACTATTGTGA